A section of the Pseudomonas sp. Q1-7 genome encodes:
- a CDS encoding HlyD family secretion protein, whose product MSEQPQAPADEPAKPDAAAKGTRWVALVILLSLVWYLLADRFTPYTQQARVQAFVVPVAAEVAGRVVRVQVRNNQDVEAGQLLFEVDPSQYRIAAERARADLETMRRQIGASTAGIDSAQASLRAAQAGELKARQDRERLERLYREDPGTISVRRLEGARATLEQASSQVAAARAEVERAREQQGGREEENAQLRSAATALEKAELDLANTQVRTRSAGLITDLRTDVGQFVSAGAPVMTLIAIHDLWLSAEMTENNLGHVEAGTPVAIVLDALPGRVFEGRVRSVGYGVAANPPPPPGSLPTVENSRDWLRPAQRFPVIVEFAPGELEDFKGLRVGGQAEVMAFPTEGNPLNPLGWLFIRLMSWLSYAY is encoded by the coding sequence ATGAGCGAACAACCGCAGGCGCCGGCCGACGAACCGGCCAAGCCCGACGCCGCCGCGAAGGGCACCCGATGGGTGGCGCTGGTCATCCTCCTGAGCCTGGTCTGGTACCTCCTGGCCGACCGCTTCACCCCCTACACCCAGCAGGCGCGGGTGCAGGCCTTCGTGGTGCCGGTGGCCGCCGAGGTGGCGGGCCGGGTGGTCCGCGTGCAGGTGCGTAACAACCAGGATGTCGAGGCGGGCCAGTTGCTGTTCGAGGTGGACCCGAGCCAGTACCGGATCGCCGCCGAGCGGGCCCGCGCCGACCTGGAAACCATGCGGCGCCAGATCGGTGCCAGCACCGCCGGCATCGATTCGGCGCAGGCATCATTGCGCGCCGCCCAGGCCGGCGAATTGAAGGCCAGGCAGGACCGCGAGCGCCTCGAACGGCTGTACCGGGAAGACCCGGGCACCATCTCCGTCCGCCGCCTCGAAGGCGCGCGCGCGACCCTTGAGCAGGCCTCCAGCCAAGTGGCCGCGGCACGCGCCGAGGTCGAGCGGGCACGGGAGCAGCAGGGCGGCCGCGAGGAGGAAAACGCCCAGTTGCGCAGCGCCGCCACCGCATTGGAAAAGGCCGAGCTGGACCTGGCCAACACCCAGGTGCGGACGCGCTCGGCCGGGCTGATCACCGACCTGCGCACCGATGTCGGCCAGTTCGTCAGCGCCGGCGCCCCGGTGATGACCCTGATCGCCATTCACGATCTCTGGCTGAGCGCCGAGATGACCGAGAACAACCTGGGCCATGTCGAGGCCGGCACGCCGGTGGCGATCGTGCTCGATGCGCTGCCGGGCCGGGTGTTCGAAGGCCGCGTGCGCAGCGTTGGCTATGGCGTTGCCGCGAACCCGCCGCCGCCGCCCGGCAGCTTGCCGACGGTGGAGAACAGCCGCGACTGGCTGCGCCCGGCCCAACGCTTCCCGGTGATCGTCGAATTCGCCCCCGGCGAGCTGGAGGATTTCAAGGGCCTGCGCGTCGGCGGCCAGGCGGAGGTCATGGCCTTTCCCACCGAGGGCAATCCGCTCAACCCCTTGGGCTGGCTGTTCATCCGCCTGATGAGCTGGTTGTCCTATGCCTACTGA